One part of the Sporocytophaga myxococcoides DSM 11118 genome encodes these proteins:
- the pssA gene encoding CDP-diacylglycerol--serine O-phosphatidyltransferase, protein MTIKKHIPNFITCLNLLSGCIGITEAFKGNLVNAALLIIAGAVFDFFDGFIARLVKASSPIGKDLDSLADVITFGLLPGLILFNLLTINSNLPLAINYIPLIVPVFSALRLAKFNNDPRQTGSFIGVPTPANALLIGSLPLITEFNSDLNLNFIILNPYFIISLSIIMSLLLISEIPLFALKFKTFKWKDNQIIYIFLLISLILLLLIKVAAIPLIVILYVILSVINNLMLKKTK, encoded by the coding sequence CTTGTTTAAACCTCCTGTCAGGGTGTATTGGAATTACAGAAGCATTCAAAGGCAATCTTGTAAATGCAGCACTTTTGATCATTGCAGGAGCAGTTTTCGACTTTTTTGATGGGTTTATTGCTCGCCTCGTTAAAGCCTCTTCCCCCATTGGGAAAGATCTCGATTCACTTGCAGATGTAATCACGTTTGGATTATTGCCAGGGTTAATACTATTTAATTTGTTAACAATAAATAGTAATCTCCCTTTAGCTATAAATTACATTCCATTAATCGTTCCTGTATTTTCCGCACTTCGCTTAGCTAAGTTCAATAATGATCCGCGTCAAACCGGTTCATTTATTGGAGTGCCTACACCAGCCAATGCACTTCTTATTGGCTCTTTGCCCCTAATAACAGAATTTAATTCGGATTTAAATTTGAATTTTATCATCCTCAATCCTTATTTTATTATTTCGCTCAGTATAATAATGTCATTGCTTTTGATTTCAGAAATTCCCCTGTTTGCCTTGAAGTTTAAGACTTTTAAATGGAAAGACAATCAGATTATTTATATTTTCTTACTAATTAGCTTAATCCTTTTACTTTTAATAAAAGTAGCTGCAATACCATTAATAGTGATTTTATATGTAATTTTGTCTGTCATCAACAATTTAATGCTAAAAAAAACAAAATAG